In one Siniperca chuatsi isolate FFG_IHB_CAS linkage group LG14, ASM2008510v1, whole genome shotgun sequence genomic region, the following are encoded:
- the timm22 gene encoding mitochondrial import inner membrane translocase subunit Tim22 codes for MAASTGAASAAASDSQGPASAGPGMDSQTFQYSMILDHLIGDKRPVKDLNPAVMGVLPVPPKSDEQKMIERGMESCAFKSVLACVGGFVLGGAFGVFTAGIDTNVGFDPKDPLRTPTAREVLRDMGQRGMSYAKNFAIVGAMFSCTECIIESHRGKSDWKNAVYSGCVTGGAIGFRAGLKAGVLGCGGFAAFSAAIEYYLR; via the exons ATGGCTGCCTCCACGGGTGCTGCAAGCGCTGCTGCTTCCGACTCACAAGGTCCAGCTTCGGCTGGTCCAGGTATGGACAGCCAAACGTTTCAGTACAGTATGATTCTGGACCATCTCATCGGGGACAAGAGGCCCGTAAAGGACCTAAACCCCGCCGTTATGGGGGTACTGCCGGTGCCTCCTAAAAGCGACGAGCAGAAGATGATCGAGAGGGGAATGGAGAGCTGTGCCTTCAAGTCGGTTCTGGCCTGTGTGGGAG GGTTTGTCCTCGGAGGAGCTTTTGGTGTATTCACAGCTGGCATCGATACCAATGTTGGCTTCGACCCCAAAGACCCTCTGAGGACTCCAACAGCACGAGAAGTCCTCAGAGACATGGGCCAGAGGGGGATGTCGTACGCCAAGAACTTTGCCATCGTGGGCGCCATGTTCTCCTGCACAGAGTGCATCATAGAATCA caTAGAGGCAAATCTGACTGGAAGAATGCAGTGTACAGCGGTTGTGTAACTGGAGGAGCCATTGGATTTCGTG CTGGTCTGAAGGCTGGGGTGCTGGGATGTGGAGGCTTTGCTGCATTCTCTGCGGCCATTGAATATTATTTGCGGTGA